The Streptomyces seoulensis genome contains a region encoding:
- a CDS encoding coenzyme F420-0:L-glutamate ligase, which produces MTGYRVWAPSGLPEVAPGDDLAKLIAAAEPGLADGDVLLVTSKIVSKAEGRIVRAADREAAIDAETVRVVARRGPLRIVENRQGLVMAAAGVDASNTAEGTVLLLPEDPDASARAIREGLREALGVTVGVVVTDTFGRPWRAGLTDVAIGAAGVRVLDDLRGGTDAHGNPLSATVVATADELASAGDLVKGKASGLPVAVVRGLPHVVTGAAEQGEGARAMVRSARDDMFRLGTSEAVREALSLRRTVRSFTDEPVDPGSVRRAVAAAVTAPAPHHTTPWRFVLLESAESRLALLDAMRDAWIADLRRDGKSEESVAKRVRRGDVLRDAPYLAVPCLVMDGSHTYGDARRDAAEREMFVVATGAGVQNFLVALAGERLGSAWVSSTMFCRDVVREVLDVPAHWDPMGAVAIGHAAQEPPARPAREAGAFIEVR; this is translated from the coding sequence GTGACCGGTTACCGGGTCTGGGCGCCCTCCGGTCTGCCCGAGGTGGCGCCGGGCGACGACCTGGCCAAGCTGATCGCCGCGGCCGAGCCCGGCCTCGCCGACGGGGACGTGCTGCTCGTCACCTCCAAGATCGTCTCCAAGGCCGAGGGGCGGATCGTCCGGGCCGCCGACCGGGAGGCCGCGATCGACGCCGAGACGGTGCGTGTGGTGGCCCGGCGCGGCCCCCTGCGCATCGTGGAGAACCGGCAGGGCCTGGTCATGGCCGCCGCCGGGGTCGACGCGTCCAACACCGCCGAGGGCACCGTCCTGCTGCTGCCCGAGGACCCGGACGCCTCCGCGCGCGCCATCCGCGAGGGCCTGCGGGAGGCGCTCGGCGTCACCGTGGGCGTGGTCGTCACCGACACCTTCGGCCGTCCCTGGCGCGCCGGGCTCACCGACGTGGCGATCGGCGCGGCCGGGGTGCGGGTCCTGGACGACCTGCGCGGCGGCACGGACGCGCACGGCAACCCGCTCTCCGCCACCGTCGTCGCCACCGCCGACGAACTCGCCTCGGCGGGCGATCTGGTCAAGGGCAAGGCGTCGGGACTGCCGGTGGCGGTCGTACGCGGCCTGCCCCATGTGGTGACCGGGGCGGCCGAACAGGGCGAGGGCGCGCGGGCGATGGTGCGCTCCGCGCGGGACGACATGTTCCGGCTCGGCACCTCCGAGGCGGTACGGGAGGCGCTGAGCCTGCGCCGGACCGTGCGGTCATTCACCGACGAGCCGGTCGACCCCGGCTCGGTGCGCCGCGCGGTGGCCGCCGCCGTGACCGCACCCGCCCCGCACCACACCACGCCGTGGCGGTTCGTGCTGCTGGAGTCGGCCGAGTCCCGGCTCGCGCTGCTGGACGCGATGCGGGACGCCTGGATCGCCGACCTGCGCCGGGACGGCAAGAGCGAGGAGTCCGTCGCCAAGCGGGTCCGGCGCGGTGACGTCCTGCGCGACGCGCCCTATTTGGCCGTGCCCTGTCTCGTCATGGACGGCTCGCACACCTACGGCGACGCGCGGCGGGACGCGGCCGAGCGGGAGATGTTCGTGGTCGCCACGGGCGCGGGCGTGCAGAACTTCCTGGTCGCGCTGGCCGGGGAGCGACTGGGCTCGGCCTGGGTGTCCTCCACGATGTTCTGCCGTGACGTGGTCCGCGAGGTGCTGGACGTGCCCGCCCACTGGGACCCGATGGGCGCGGTGGCGATCGGCCACGCGGCCCAGGAACCGCCCGCCCGCCCGGCGCGGGAGGCGGGGGCGTTCATCGAGGTGCGCTGA
- the cofD gene encoding 2-phospho-L-lactate transferase yields the protein MRIVVLAGGIGGARFLRGLKQAAPDADITVIGNTGDDIHLFGLKVCPDLDTVMYTLGGGINEEQGWGRQDETFHLKEELAAYGAGPGWFGLGDRDFATHIVRTQMLGAGYPLSAVTEALCDRWKPGVKLIPMTDDRVETHVAVDLDGERKAVHFQEYWVRLRASVPAEAVVPVGAEQAKPAPGVLEAIAEADVILFPPSNPVVSVGTILAVPGIREAIAEAGVPVVGLSPIVGDAPVRGMADKVLAAVGVESTAAAVAAHYGSGLLDGWLVDTVDTGSVEAVEAAGIRCRAVPLMMSDLDATARMAREALALAEEVRVA from the coding sequence ATGCGCATTGTGGTTCTGGCAGGCGGCATCGGCGGTGCCCGGTTCCTGCGCGGTCTGAAGCAGGCCGCCCCGGACGCGGACATCACGGTCATCGGCAACACCGGCGACGACATCCATCTCTTCGGGCTGAAGGTCTGTCCGGACCTCGACACCGTGATGTACACGCTCGGCGGCGGCATCAACGAGGAGCAGGGCTGGGGGCGGCAGGACGAGACCTTCCACCTCAAGGAGGAGCTCGCGGCCTACGGCGCCGGACCCGGCTGGTTCGGGCTCGGCGACCGGGACTTCGCCACCCACATCGTGCGGACCCAGATGCTGGGCGCCGGGTATCCGCTGAGCGCGGTCACCGAGGCGCTGTGCGACCGCTGGAAGCCGGGCGTGAAGCTGATCCCGATGACCGACGACCGGGTGGAGACCCACGTCGCGGTCGACCTGGACGGCGAGCGCAAGGCCGTCCACTTCCAGGAGTACTGGGTGCGGCTACGCGCCTCGGTGCCCGCCGAGGCGGTCGTGCCGGTCGGCGCCGAGCAGGCCAAGCCCGCGCCCGGCGTGCTGGAGGCCATCGCCGAGGCCGACGTCATCCTCTTCCCGCCGTCCAACCCGGTGGTGTCCGTGGGCACCATCCTCGCGGTGCCCGGCATCCGGGAGGCCATCGCGGAGGCGGGTGTCCCGGTGGTCGGGCTCTCCCCCATCGTCGGTGACGCGCCGGTGCGCGGGATGGCCGACAAGGTGCTCGCGGCCGTCGGCGTGGAGTCCACCGCCGCCGCGGTCGCCGCGCACTACGGCTCGGGGCTGCTGGACGGCTGGCTCGTCGACACCGTGGACACCGGCTCGGTCGAAGCGGTGGAGGCGGCCGGCATCCGCTGCCGTGCCGTCCCGCTGATGATGAGCGACCTGGACGCGACCGCCCGGATGGCGCGGGAGGCGCTGGCGCTGGCCGAGGAGGTGCGGGTCGCGTGA